In Castor canadensis chromosome 11, mCasCan1.hap1v2, whole genome shotgun sequence, a single genomic region encodes these proteins:
- the Chad gene encoding chondroadherin, translating to MTRAMLVFSIGLFAGLLQALAACPQNCHCHGDLQHVICDKVGLQKIPKVSEKTKLLNLQRNNFPVLAANSFRAMPNLVSLHLQHCQIREVAAGAFRGLKQLIYLYLSHNDIRVLRAGAFDDLTELTYLYLDHNKVTELPRGLLSPLVNLFILQLNNNKIRELRAGAFQGAKDLRWLYLSENSLSSLQPGVLDDVENLAKFHLDRNQLASYPSAALSKLRVVEELKLSHNPLKSIPDNAFQSFGRYLETLWLDNTNLEKFSDGAFLGVTTLKHVHLENNRLNQLPSNFPFDNLETLTLTNNPWKCTCHLRGLRRWLEAKASRPDATCASPSKFRGQHIRDTDAFRSCKFPTKRSKKAGRH from the exons ATGACCCGCGCGATGCTTGTCTTCAGCATCGGCCTCTTCGCTGGACTCCTGCAGGCGCTGGCCGCCTGCCCCCAGAACTGCCACTGCCACGGTGACCTGCAGCACGTCATCTGTGACAAGGTGGGACTGCAGAAGATCCCCAAGGTGTCAGAGAAGACCAAGCTGCTCAACCTTCAGCGCAACAACTTCCCCGTGCTGGCTGCCAACTCGTTCCGGGCCATGCCCAACCTAGTGTCACTGCACCTGCAGCATTGCCAGATCCGAGAGGTGGCGGCTGGTGCCTTCCGCGGCCTCAAGCAGCTCATCTACCTGTACCTGTCCCACAACGACATCCGCGTGCTGCGCGCTGGTGCCTTCGACGACCTTACTGAACTCACATACCTCTACCTGGACCACAACAAGGTGACGGAGCTGCCTCGGGGGCTGCTCTCCCCTCTGGTCAACCTCTTCATCTTGcagctcaacaacaacaaaatccggGAGCTGCGCGCAGGCGCTTTCCAGGGTGCTAAGGACCTGCGCTGGCTCTATCTGTCagaaaactcactcagttctctgcaGCCCGGTGTCCTGGACGATGTGGAGAACCTCGCCAAGTTTCACCTGGACAGGAACCAGCTGGCCAGCTACCCCTCAGCGGCCCTGAGCAAGCTGAGGGTGGTAGAAGAGCTGAAGCTATCCCATAACCCACTGAAGAGCATCCCGGATAATGCCTTCCAGTCCTTTGGCAGGTATCTGGAGACCCTCTGGCTGGACAACACCAACCTGGAGAAG TTCTCAGACGGTGCCTTTCTGGGTGTGACAACGCTGAAACATGTCCATCTGGAGAACAATCGCCTGAACCAATTGCCTTCCAACTTCCCCTTTGATAATCTGGAGACCCTCACCCTCACCAACAACCCTTGGAAGTGTACCTGCCACCTCCGGGGCCTTCGGCG ATGGCTGGAAGCCAAGGCTTCTCGCCCAGACGCCACCTGCGCCTCACCCTCCAAGttcaggggtcagcacatccgtgACACAGATGCCTTCCGCAGCTGCAAGTTTCCCACCAAGAGGTCCAAGAAAGCCGGTCGCCATTAA
- the Acsf2 gene encoding medium-chain acyl-CoA ligase ACSF2, mitochondrial, with protein sequence MAVYIGMLRLGRLCAATLGAQGPRAVLCRGWQEAKLQSVRPLSSGETEYTTPLPVGGLSYVQGHTSIHLIHKTVGGCLDATAQRVPDREAVVILHENIRLTYAQLKEEVDKAASGLLSIGLQKGDRLGMWGPNSYAWLLMQLATAQAGIILVSVNPAYQAMELEYVLKKVGCKALVFPKQFKSQQYYNILKQICPELEKAQPGALKSERLPDLTTVISVDAPLPGTLLLDDVVAAGSTEQHLAQLRYTQQFLSCHDPINIQFTSGTTGSPKGATLSHYNIVNNSNLIGQRLKMPVKTPEELRFVLPCPLYHCLGSVGGTMVCVLHGATLLLSSPSFNGKKALEAISREKGSFLYGTPTMFVDVLNQPDFSSYDFSSICGGVIAGSPAPPELIRAIITKMNMRELVVVYGTTENSPVTFMNFPEDTMEQKADSVGRVMPHTEARIVNVKTGELAKLNTPGELCIRGYCVMHGYWDEPQKTFEAVGQDKWYRTGDIASMDEQGFCKIVGRSKDMIIRGGENIYPAELEDFFHTHPQVQEVQVVGVKDQRLGEEICACIRLKSGETTTEEQIKAFCKGKISHFKIPRYIVFVEGYPLTISGKVQKFKLREQMEQHLKL encoded by the exons TTCTGGAGAGACGGAGTACACCACCCCCCTGCCTGTCGGAGGCCTCAGCTATGTTCAGGGACACACCAGCATTCATCTTATCCACAAGACTGTGGGTGGGTGTCTGGATGCCACTGCACAAAGGGTCCCTGATCGAGAGGCTGTGGTCATCCTCCATGAAAACATCAGGCTGACCTATGCACAGCTCAAGGAGGAG GTGGACAAAGCTGCTTCTGGACTCCTGAGTATTGGCCTCCAAAAGGGTGACCGGCTGGGGATGTGGGGACCCAATTCCTATGCGTGGTTACTCATGCAGTTGGCCACTGCCCAGGCGGGCATCATACTG GTGTCTGTGAACCCCGCCTATCAGGCCATGGAACTGGAGTATGTCCTCAAAAAG GTGGGCTGCAAAGCCCTCGTGTTTCCCAAGCAATTCAAGAGCCAGCAATACTACAACATCCTGAAGCAGATCTGTCCAGAACTGGAAAAAGCCCAGCCAGGGGCCTTGAAGAGTGAGAG GCTCCCAGATCTGACCACAGTCATCTCAGTGGATGCCCCTTTGCCGGGGACCCTGCTACTGGATGATGTGGTGGCAGCTGGTAGCACAGAGCAGCACCTGGCCCAGCTCCGGTACACCCAGCAGTTCCTGTCCTGCCATGATCCCATCAACATCCAGTTCACCTCG GGGACAACAGGCAGCCCCAAGGGAGCCACTCTCTCCCACTACAACATTGTGAACAACTCCAACCTGATAGGCCAGCGCCTGAAAATGCCTGTGAAG ACACCAGAGGAGTTGCGGTTTGTCCTGCCTTGCCCCCTGTACCACTGCCTGGGCTCCGTGGGGGGCACAATGGTGTGTGTGCTGCACGGTGCCACGCTTCTCCTGTCCTCTCCGAGCTTCAATGGCAAGAAGGCGCTGGAGGCCATCAGCAGAGAGAA AGGCTCCTTCCTGTACGGCACTCCCACGATGTTCGTGGATGTACTGAACCAGCCAGACTTCTCCAGTTATGACTTCTCGTCCATatgtggag GTGTGATCGCTGGGTCCCCTGCACCCCCAGAGTTGATCCGAGCCATCATCACCAAGATGAACATGAGGGAGCTGGTG GTTGTTTATGGAACCACAGAGAACAGTCCTGTGACTTTCATGAACTTCCCTGAGGACACGATGGAACAGAAGGCGGACAGTGTGGGCAGAGTCATGCCTCACACAGAG GCCCGGATCGTGAACGTGAAGACTGGAGAGCTGGCAAAACTGAACACGCCAGGGGAGCTGTGTATCCGAGGATACTGCGTCATGCATGGCTACTGGGACGAGCCTCAGAAGACCTTTGAGGCCGTTGGGCAGGACAAGTGGTATCGGACAGG agacaTCGCCTCAATGGACGAGCAGGGTTTCTGCAAGATTGTGGGCCGCTCCAAAGACATGATTATCCGGGGGGGTGAGAACATCTACCCCGCAGAGCTGGAGGACTTCTTTCACACCCACCCACAAGTGCAGGAAGTACAG GTGGTAGGAGTGAAAGACCAGCGGCTGGGTGAGGAAATTTGTGCCTGCATCCGACTGAAGAGTGGTGAGACCACCACAGAGGAGCAGATCAAAGCTTTCTGCAAAGGGAAG ATCTCCCATTTCAAGATTCCCCGCTACATCGTGTTTGTGGAAGGCTACCCTCTCACCATCTCAGGAAAG GTTCAGAAATTTAAACTCCGAGAGCAAATGGAACAGCATCTAAAACTATGA